From Treponema sp. OMZ 787:
ACCATCCCATCCCCGACGAAAAAGAGAGATGACAGATATACCAAGTTCCCGTAATTGCAAAAAAACCGGTTAAACCGTGAAGACCGGCAGAAATTCCCATTCCTGCAAGAGGCGGAGCATAAACGGAAAAACCTGCAAACTTGGAAAACTCAGGCGCCGTTCCTGAAAGCCGCAAACGGTAGCCCCACTTTGTTTTAGCAAAAAAAATAATAAAAAACAAAACCAAAATAATAGAAAACACAAAAGAAATATTCAATGAAGAAGGCGGCAAAAAAGTTTTAAGCTGAAAGGCTTCTTTTATTGGAGGCAGGGCCAGTAAATTACCCGATGTATCCCGCAAAGGATTACCGATAAGATAATTTACAACAGGCAGGATAGCCGCAGAAATTAAAAAAGAAGTTAAAAGCTCATCCGCATTAAATTTAATTTTTAAAAATCCCGAAAAAAGACCGATTAAGCTGCAAGCAAAAAAAACGATAAAGCCTGTAAGAACAAGCTGCACGATCGGCTCTGCCCAAGTATGCTGTAAAAGAATTCCGGTCAAAAGACCCGCAAAATATATTTGCCCCTCGCCGCCCAAATTAAAACAGCCGCATTTAAAAGCAAATAAGGAACCGGAGGCCGCAAACAACAAAAGGGATGTTTTGTTCAGCATGTTTCCAAAATACCAAACGGAAGAAAAGGGTTTTAAAAAAAATTCCGACAATGCTTCTTTAGGATTTTGCGAGCCCATGGAGATAAAGATAATTATTACTATAGTACCGAGAAAAAACGCAGCTCCCGAACTTAAAAATTTATACCTTCTCAATTTTCTTTTCCTAAAAAATAAACGGCATCAAAAGCATTTTTATAAGAAGCCGTATCGAATTCTTTTGTTAATATTACAATGGTTCGGCCTTGCTCTGCAAGAGCTCTAAATTTATTCATAAGGAGCTCTGTGCTCAAAAGATCCAACCCCCATGCAGGTTCTGCGGCTATTATAATTTCGGGATTTTCGGCAAGACAGCGCGCCAATATCAGACGCTGGAGCTGTCCGCCTGACAGGGAACCCGCCGGACGGTTTTTATCGGCGTTTATATTTTCAGCTTTCAATAAGGATAAAATAAACTCATCGGAATTCTTTTTATCGAAAAAATTATTTTTAAAGCGGTAGCAATTTAAAACTTCTTCAATTGTAAGATTTGCATCAGCTCCGCGCAAATTTCTATCCGAGGGAATAAAGCCTATTTTATTTTTTAGAAGAATGGAGGGCGTAATTTTTTCGCAGCTAAAAACTTTTTTTTCCTTTCCCGTATTTTCAATTACAATGCTGCCTGTATGATGCCTTTTATTTATATCGGCATTCTTAAGCATCCCTGAAAGAATATCCTCCAAGTATTCGATACCGCTGTTAGGGAAGCCTACAATCCCCGTAATTCTCCCGCATTCGGCCTCAACTTGAAAATTTTTTATTTCGGAACCGAAGCCGGAATTAAAAGAAATACAAAAACCGAAACCGCACTTTTTTTCTTCAATATTTTTATCGTGATGTTTTTGCAGTTCTTTTTCAGATTTTAAAAATTTATCGCCTGAAAATATTTGCTTTTTTATAAAAAGTTCGGCTTCATCATTATTTCCCAAATCTTCTGTTAAAAAGGAGCCTTGCATTTTTCCGTTTTTTAAAACCGAAATCCTATCGGCAAAATTTAAAGCTTCTTCAACCTTATGAGTAATCAGCACAGTACCTATTTTTTCTTCGATACACATTTTTTTTAATACCGAAAAAAAATCATACCGCTCCTTATCCGTAAAAACTGAAGCCGGTTCATCTAAAATTAAAAACTGAGGATTTGTATAAAGGGCCGAGAACATTGCAGTGTAAAATCTTTTATCTGCAGAAAGATTTTTTATCTTGGCATTTAAGTCCAAGTCAACATTCCATTTGGATTTTAAACTTTCTATTTTTTGTTTTTCGGCATTAAGGTTTATAAGCGATAAAAAGCTCCTCTGTTTTGTGCCTATCATTATGTTTTCAAAAACACTTGCATTTGCAGCAAGGCGGGGCCTCTGATGAACAATTGCAACCCCCGCATTTAAAGCATCGTTAGGGGAGTTAAAATTAAACACCTTATTCGCTATTTTGATAGAGCCGCTAGTCGGAGACAGAAGGCCCGAAAAAATATTTACTAATGTAGATTTTCCGGCTCCATTTTCTCCGAGTAGGGCGTGAATTTCGGAAGTGTAAAATTCTATATTCACATTACTTAAAGCAGCACTTTTATAGACCTCACCGGTTTGATTGTTTTCCGTTTCATAGATCTTATAAATACCGCTTAACTCGGCCGTTGTCTTTTTCACTTCACAAAACTCGATTTTAAAAATTTATTTTACCGACAAATCCAAAGAACCATCTGATATTTTATTCAGCATTTCATCTTGTTTTTTTCTGATTTCTTCGGGAACGGTTTGCATATAAATTTCATCATCCGAAATAAAATTTACATAACCTTCTTTGATACCCAAGGTGGAAGGACTTCCTTCTTTTAGCTTTCCCTCAATAAAGTTTAAAATCTGTTCATAGGCAAGTTTTTGCTGCTTCATTTCGGAACTTGAAATTACATAGCCCTTCGCTTTTGCATAGCCGTTATTATCGAACCAAGAAACATAGAAACCTAATTCTTTTGCCGCGGCAAGAACTCCTTGATTTGCACCGCCCGAAATAGGCATTATTACATCAGCTCCGTTTTTATACATTGCACGAGCAAGCTCGGCACCCTTTGCTGCATCATACCAGTTTCCTACAATTTTAAAATCAACGGTAAATTCGGAATCGGCAGCTTTGGCTCCTTCAAGGAAGGCAGGCAAAATTATATTCATCATTGCAGGATATTCTTGTCCCGCTATGAGTCCTATTTTCTTTTTGGGATTTGCAAATTCCATCTTGCTTAAACTTACCAAGGCAGAAATATAGCCTGCTATATAGGCCTGTTCTCTTTGATTGTATCTGAAGGTAGTAATCATGGGGTTCCCTTCGGCATAGGCATCCAAAAGCAAAAACTTTTGATTGGGAAATTGCTTTGAAATAGGAGCGATGAGGCCGGGCATAGCAGGATTGGAAGAAACAATCAAATCATATTTTCCATCCACGGCTAAGGAAGTAAGCTTCGTACCCCATTCCGCCTGATTGGTGCCGGCTTCCAAAATCTTCAAGTTTACCTTTTTACCGGTTCCGATTGCAGAAGCAACAGCTTCTTCTACACCTGCAGCCAACATATCATAAACCGGACTTTCAGCCCTGACACCGGGAACAAAAACCGCAATACCGATTTCTTTTTCTTTTTGCATATTTTCAGTTTTTGTACATGAAAAAACTATTAAAAGAAAAGAAACAAATAAAATAAAATTAAAAATCTTTCTCATGGCTAACAATATAACAAAAAAGAGAGGCGAGTGCAAGATAGGAAGAGTATTTTTGTAGTTAGAATTTTAAATCTGCATTCATCCCGGTATCCTCCGTACTATCTTATGAATAAATACAGCAACAGCATATGATATTATAAATATAATTATGCCATTGAAGAGAAAAACAGAATAAAAAATAGTACCTAAACTTTCCACCACAAAAAAATATCCTACATCAATAAAAAAACCAATTAAACAGCCAAAAAAATGAGATATAATAAATATTATTAATGAAGTTAAAAAAAAGTATAATCCATTTTTTTGCATATTTAAAAATATAAATAAAACAACCATTATTGGAACAAATACAAGTTGCAAAAAATATTTATTATCCCCAACCGAGGTGATAATATAAAAAATCATTAGACTAAGCATAAAAGCCTTTTTACTTCGTATAAAATTCACTACTAAACAACTCCAACCTTATTTTTCATTTTCCAAACTGTCTTTTTTCCTTCCTATAAAAATATAATAATTAGTCCAAAAGAAAATTCATGATATTAATTAGTAATAAATAGTTTTGTTTTCATAACCAAAACCATTTATTTTAACAACGAACAAAAATCAGCTTTCATCAAACATATGATCATATGTCAATATTACAATGCATATTCCAAATTTTTTCATACCTTTTCTCCATTATTAAAATTGATTAGTCAAAATATTTACAATATTTTACTCCTCGCAGTTTATAAAATATTCCTATCTTCAAAACGACTGCTTAAAGGCCGGTCAATCGCTGTCCGAAAAATGAGATAGTTAGGTTGTGAATACAAATAAGGCTTTATTTTCATAATATTTTTCTCATGTAAGCAAATCATCCGACAACGATGTTTTAAAATAATTTATGTATAGTTTTTTAAAAGCATCTAACTGCTCTTTCGACATTTTTTTTAATACCCCTGAGTTAATTATTCGAATCATTATTTTTTTTTGTTCTTCTTCTAAAGGCGAACTTTCAGTAAACGGAATGACCGGTTTATTTCTTTTAAATTTCTTCCAATTTTCTATTATATGCTCCACATCACGAACATGCATAACCATACTTGATATTTGTAACAATGGATAACTTTTTTCAAAAAATAACCGTTTTTTACTATTGCAAAAACCCAATGTATCATTATAATAGCAATATCCTACACTTACAAGTTCGTCCCAATGTTTTTCAAGACCATTTAATAACCGTATTTGAAATTTATTATGAAAATGTCGATATAAAAGGCTTACAGAACTATCTGCTACCAAGGCTGTAAGCATCAGCCATGAATTTTCTACAGTTTTTTTCATATACCATGACACAACATCAGATGTATAGACTTCATCATATAAAATATAATCACTTAAAACTGATGGAAAAAACGCATTCGGTACTGCACGTGTAGGATATCCATCAACCATTACGATTGGCGTATCTTCCGTAACTTCCATCATTTTATCCGGAGCTTGTATTTTTTTTATAAAATTCTTCATAAAAACTATATTATGATTTTTTAACGGCCTTAATCTTTTTATAACTTCGTTGTATGATCCAAATAATATGCTAGGTATTTTCATTTAAATATTCCTATATTTTTTATAATCTAGTGAATTTAATTCCACATATTGCAAACATATTTTCTTCAAATGTTTTTCCTTCTCCTATTCGATATAAAAGCCGATCCTTTTGTGGAACAAATTGATTAAAATAGTAATATAATTGCTTAGCCCACATATAAGTCTCAGGATTAGCAGTATCTCCATACACAATATTAGCATACTTTTTATTACATATACGCAAATAAAATGGTTGATTCATTCCTCGTATATCAGAATATTTTTTATGATTATTATTCGATATTAACCTTAGATTGATTTGTTTACTAATAATATGGAATTCATCTGAGGTCAATTTACCTATTAAATTATGTTGAGAGTTTGAATTAAAAAAAACAATACACTTTTCATAGTTTTTTGAAGCAACAAAAACAAGATGCCAATAAAATTTATTATTATTTTCACTGATTCTTGCAGGAACACCTATTTCATAAAATTCCCATATATCATTACTATTAAAATAAGATTTAAAAAAGACATTTGCTTTATCATCATTAGCAATTAAATAAGGAAGATCAAACCCATGTAATACGTCAAAACATAGTATAAACATAATAATAATTAATGAATAATATTTTTTCATCGCATTATTCTCCACATTTCCATTCTTCTTTTAGTAACATCTTTTGATCGTATAGGAATAATTTCACCACAGTATCATAAGCATGTGTTAATTCATGAGCAATAATTCCGACTGGATATAAGAGCGTACCTAAATCAATATACTTCACATCGGACGAAAAGTAAATATCAGAATCAATCATATAAAAGACTCTTCCTTTCCTTGCCATTAAGAATCCCGAACCTTTCTTATAGCTTTTATTATTGCATAAAACATAAAAGTAAACAAGTATCGGTATAGCGCTTTTCATGGCTTTGCTTTCGCTTCGGTATCTTTCCGCAGAAATTACTGCGGAAAAATGTACAGCAAAAGCAATTTTTATAAATTGCTTTTGCTCCCTTGCAATCGCTGTCCGAAAGAGATAGGTTAATTGCTTTAATAAACACTCTTTATTTTTCATAAATCAAATTTACAATATTGCAAATATAATACCTTTTAATTATAATTAACTTTCTATAATTTTCAATCCTTCAGGAAACCGATCTAAAATGCATTCTTTAGGAATGCGATAATTATACCAATGCAATATCGAATCATCGTCTTTTTTTCCCATACAGATTCTTTTACAACTACTGTTTTTTTTCTTAAAAAGATTATCGCAATCTACCAATATTTTTATCTCTTCATCAGAAACATCACAATGGGTAAATATTTCTTCCAATACATTTCACGTGCATAAATTATTTAAATACTCATAAATTAAGTATTCTTTTCTAAATGGCATATCTTCACAAGCTTTTTTCCATTTGTTTAAAACATAGGGTAAGCCAAATTTTTTAACTAAAATTAAATATTTACTTTTAGCAATAAAATCATCTACATTCTCAAGAGTTTTCATTACATTGCTTCACCCATTCACGATATATTTTCATTTCAGTACTACCTTCAGAATACCAATTTGGAATTCTTTCAGGAGGAACTCGGTAGTAAAACCAGTATAATTTTGGATCTTCAGGCTCCTTAATACTGTTTCTATTTATCCATACATAAGGAACTTCAACTGTCTTTTTGATAAATATTTTATCTACTTTTTTTATAAATACTTTTACTTTTTTCGTGATTTTACAATTTTGTTCTACATCAAAAATAGAACATCGAATATTTAAATGGTGCAGATAATCATCATGCTGATAATGAAAAGATGTATCATACGGAAGTTTATTAACAATCTCATCCCATTTATTTAATAAATAATTAAAACCTCCAAGCTCAATAAGTTTTTCAGAATGTTTTCCTAATTGTAAGTAATCATTTATTTCTTTACTTATTCTAAAAACTTGGATATCTTCTTTATTGAAAATCTCTTTTAAATGTTTCTCCATTTTTATCATAAAACATCGTTCCTTTACCTTCCGCAGAAGGATTATGAATAATTAATGTGCCGTCAGAACCTAAGTATGCTTTAGCACCGTCTTTTCTACGAATTCCAACTTCAGTATCAGGATCATTTAAGACTTCATCCATTTTATCTTTTATTCCCTGTTTTGTAGGATCATCTAAATTTATTTCAGGACCATGACCGCCATCAAGAGCATGTTGTGCAATTTCATCTTTATCCTT
This genomic window contains:
- a CDS encoding ABC transporter permease translates to MRRYKFLSSGAAFFLGTIVIIIFISMGSQNPKEALSEFFLKPFSSVWYFGNMLNKTSLLLFAASGSLFAFKCGCFNLGGEGQIYFAGLLTGILLQHTWAEPIVQLVLTGFIVFFACSLIGLFSGFLKIKFNADELLTSFLISAAILPVVNYLIGNPLRDTSGNLLALPPIKEAFQLKTFLPPSSLNISFVFSIILVLFFIIFFAKTKWGYRLRLSGTAPEFSKFAGFSVYAPPLAGMGISAGLHGLTGFFAITGTWYICHLSFSSGMGWSALAVALIAKNSFFALIPAAFLYSWIQSASDAAVMSGSLVFDTAVFLQAVVFLFISANLLSLRLTSRLSKNISRIKILLLKRKGI
- a CDS encoding BMP family ABC transporter substrate-binding protein, with the protein product MRKIFNFILFVSFLLIVFSCTKTENMQKEKEIGIAVFVPGVRAESPVYDMLAAGVEEAVASAIGTGKKVNLKILEAGTNQAEWGTKLTSLAVDGKYDLIVSSNPAMPGLIAPISKQFPNQKFLLLDAYAEGNPMITTFRYNQREQAYIAGYISALVSLSKMEFANPKKKIGLIAGQEYPAMMNIILPAFLEGAKAADSEFTVDFKIVGNWYDAAKGAELARAMYKNGADVIMPISGGANQGVLAAAKELGFYVSWFDNNGYAKAKGYVISSSEMKQQKLAYEQILNFIEGKLKEGSPSTLGIKEGYVNFISDDEIYMQTVPEEIRKKQDEMLNKISDGSLDLSVK
- a CDS encoding ATP-binding cassette domain-containing protein, which encodes MKKTTAELSGIYKIYETENNQTGEVYKSAALSNVNIEFYTSEIHALLGENGAGKSTLVNIFSGLLSPTSGSIKIANKVFNFNSPNDALNAGVAIVHQRPRLAANASVFENIMIGTKQRSFLSLINLNAEKQKIESLKSKWNVDLDLNAKIKNLSADKRFYTAMFSALYTNPQFLILDEPASVFTDKERYDFFSVLKKMCIEEKIGTVLITHKVEEALNFADRISVLKNGKMQGSFLTEDLGNNDEAELFIKKQIFSGDKFLKSEKELQKHHDKNIEEKKCGFGFCISFNSGFGSEIKNFQVEAECGRITGIVGFPNSGIEYLEDILSGMLKNADINKRHHTGSIVIENTGKEKKVFSCEKITPSILLKNKIGFIPSDRNLRGADANLTIEEVLNCYRFKNNFFDKKNSDEFILSLLKAENINADKNRPAGSLSGGQLQRLILARCLAENPEIIIAAEPAWGLDLLSTELLMNKFRALAEQGRTIVILTKEFDTASYKNAFDAVYFLGKEN